From Plasmodium brasilianum strain Bolivian I chromosome 7, whole genome shotgun sequence, the proteins below share one genomic window:
- a CDS encoding hypothetical protein (conserved Plasmodium protein), producing MIEGGNYETERVRVTSSCWLSKHKIKNYVKKRKSFNKLNDMVFANFNICSTSVALPIINVKNDLKCISENKQINRLRQNKNKEMIQEINVLDDDETSSLILRSKAFNETWKLLNDYMNCFIYNYLNEMINKEVNFLNKNLCLKDDKVSLLIIKTQTCPFVNSLQYRIIAAKLKVLNCCSKKHRAGGHRVSSGRCENGRSEDGKNGRSEDGKNGRSEDGKNGRSEDGKNGMSKDGKNRRSEDGKNVSSEDDERTSSGAESTLTGDDNTFTYNNSEDRLVSYIQLKNQKHITSCMISVYSNDTVESILIRIIKELNGNCFMKVDRNNINYLFYKTIKKKRKRKKKKQSEVLLIFIKNYLQLRSSTFSALLLYLTHLKEITSINISVIITNNCVLSALSNLVYFIKKYVHVNICNFYLNYYNLIENIIFIPFFNSVLIKLKEYNYLIDRIFISDHDLGFLRLKHFFYMFIRDFYDKKILSFLNIPLTYFSCGTIHNGGNITDGHKTDGCKKEEATRGEQKEEEYTKTFSTFERDIIKALNVIDVKYIHEKYTLFLYASNFYEKHIHHLKSKGDINMLNILSELSMGNSKNLSSCRKRGRGDQEATKTAQGKRSGILNDPKEVLEDENQNRMKEIDDNAENCDMENIQANDEKQENAHVNEKNKKKRPQNNSNGLNEEHPNMLNQQILKKRKIENEHFYNCILYFSFSNYKQGKQGDSRSSIECSSKDSGTNEKIMNRKKEDYDADTSPYTLKGQADDTCTLSRNRNSNWSSEEMDNCKNGEKDIGICEGDDNIRIGNSGNNNNNRSSGNNKSNCNSNNCRNNNNGKRVNNNPINSEDNGSAFGRPHGETPTSEIIFLTQADYIRRRSKSDEHLQNYYFQNNASYNLLEGLSPINKIVDDTFIYDCKCLKQYVINNLSVHMKVEHNLDCLKILMKEWKNNEYMKIYNYEKIVAKLDTCSNTNSKNNGKGSKNLKHGNSVDKNRLNEDKKNELVNMKKMVLLYLHKCLIKSISKRMISLLYKKKKYNICLAVINIILKNIPIYSSLRKRIKILKELFKKYEQKFSVHNLKDLIIANEEIERELKQTLNTICDLLINLYITKINVLKKILNDIYNFLNNVSYVFKLEKYVNKRNRTYSISMSIFLDKLNYLITYLDVSIELKKRRKKKKEKEEEEVKEKESKHWGDAHNMANISPLNRNIYNVLSDVSSSKGISPFLHENEKVELCKTLNTLNIDAQNEKWDGSKNDKGNSVRVLKEGPDHNTMCNSEVHTSGSNNTISSNDHLSKDLLNNDRAMRNCQNSGILHPGGNYNNSKNCKDEREHENIPVSILLNKLSLDNVDLTFIEFMLVYFCEYFYFLLIPCLYLFPLTNICVTHDHSAEIFDVLNTNLQMRLLHVLYYNKLNINDINKPNICVSLNYRAFCDDINDTINSKGKFKEKQVHLNKKKFQPTKNILHITNELTDEKNEIIFFSFADTFNKCQNEDIVIIFKIVQNMKTKSINMCSMFIEYMNMKLNLVGGSEKKNNSYGNNGIIDSNSIGNGSSGSTRNSRKYCDSNTINKRNGVGELTESANYYCYTFQGLFYRFIIAIMSLFYFMKIIHIPSSFVKTKDDDIELFSSIIYDEQRSNFQNCNDIITNEHVDTQISEQGKITKLKRLDSPGNGKKEEQTRFNSLINGHHDMDATSSPFEQVKDDNECKFKNYVFDMLSNTNIRKLIFGKRYLN from the coding sequence ATGATCGAGGGAGGGAATTACGAGACGGAGAGAGTTCGGGTAACTTCTAGTTGCTGGCTGAGCaaacacaaaataaaaaattatgtgaaaaaaagaaaaagttttaataaaCTGAATGATATGGTATTTGCTAATTTTAACATATGCTCAACATCTGTCGCATTGCcaattataaatgtaaaaaatgatttgAAGTGCATAAGTGAGAACAAGCAAATAAACAGATTAagacaaaacaaaaataaggAGATGATACAAGAAATTAATGTATTAGATGACGATGAGACTTCTTCCCTCATATTAAGGAGTAAAGCGTTTAACGAAACATGGAAACTTCTAAATGATTATAtgaattgttttatttataattatttaaatgaaatgatAAACAAAGAAGTGAATTTTCTAAATAAGAATTTATGTTTGAAGGATGATAAGGTATCCCtacttattataaaaacGCAAACATGTCCGTTCGTAAACTCCTTGCAGTACAGAATAATCGCTGCAAAGCTAAAAGTGCTAAACTGTTGTAGTAAGAAGCATAGAGCGGGAGGTCATAGAGTAAGTAGTGGGAGATGCGAAAATGGAAGAAGTGAAGATGGCAAAAATGGAAGAAGTGAAGACGGCAAAAATGGAAGAAGTGAAGACGGCAAAAATGGAAGAAGTGAAGACGGCAAAAATGGAATGAGTAAAGACGGCAAAAATAGAAGAAGTGAAGATGGCAAAAATGTAAGCAGTGAGGACGACGAAAGGACGAGCAGTGGGGCAGAATCCACCTTAACAGGTGACGATAACACGTTCACTTATAACAACTCTGAAGATCGCTTAGTTTCCTACATCCAGCTAAAAAATCAGAAGCATATTACTTCGTGTATGATTAGTGTTTACTCAAACGACACTGTGGAAAGTATACTaattagaataataaaagagtTAAACGGTAATTGTTTCATGAAAGTagatagaaataatataaactatttattttacaaaacgataaagaaaaaaagaaaaagaaaaaaaaaaaaacaaagcgaagttttactaattttcataaaaaattatttgcagTTGAGATCATCTACATTTAGTGCACTCCTACTATATCTGACccatttaaaagaaattacaTCTATAAATATTAGTGTTATAATAACTAATAATTGTGTATTGTCAGCTTTAAGCAATTTAgtctattttataaaaaaatatgtacatgtgaatatttgtaatttttatttaaattattataatttgatagaaaatattatatttatcccattttttaatagtgTGTTGATAAAATTGAAGGAATATAATTACTTAATAGatcgtatttttatttcgGACCACGATTTGGGCTTTTTAAGACtcaaacattttttttatatgtttatacgcgacttttatgataaaaaaattttatcatttttaaatattcccTTAACCTACTTCAGTTGTGGTACTATACATAATGGTGGAAATATAACAGATGGACATAAAACAGATGGATGCAAAAAGGAAGAAGCTACAAGAGGAGAGCAAAAAGAGGAGGAGTACACCAAAACATTTAGCACGTTTGAAAGGGACATAATTAAAGCCTTAAATGTAATTGATGTCAAGTACATCCACGAGAAATATACGCTCTTTCTTTATGCAAGCAACTTTTATGAAAAGCACATTCATCATTTGAAGTCAAAAGGTGATATTAACATGttgaatattttaagtgAGCTATCCATGGGGAACAGTAAGAACCTGAGTAGCTGCAGAAAACGGGGAAGAGGAGATCAAGAAGCTACTAAAACAGCACAAGGAAAAAGATCAGGTATTTTGAATGATCCAAAGGAAGTGCTCGAAGATGAAAATCAAAATAGAATGAAAGAAATAGATGATAATGCAGAAAATTGTGATATGGAAAACATACAAGCGAACGAtgaaaaacaagaaaatgCACATGttaatgaaaagaataaaaagaaaagaccACAGAATAATTCTAATGGGCTCAATGAAGAACATCCTAACATGTTAAACCAacaaattttgaaaaaaagaaaaatcgaAAATGagcatttttataattgcaTATTGTATTTTAGCTTTTCGAATTATAAACAAGGAAAACAGGGTGACAGTAGGAGCAGCATTGAGTGCAGCAGTAAGGATAGTggtacaaatgaaaaaattatgaatcgTAAGAAAGAGGATTACGATGCTGATACAAGTCCATATACTCTAAAAGGACAAGCAGACGATACATGCACATTAAGCAGAAACCGTAATAGTAACTGGAGCAGTGAGGAAATGGATAATTGCAAAAATGGTGAAAAGGACATAGGAATCTGCGAAGGGGATGACAACATCAGAATCGGAAATAgtggaaataataataataacagaaGCAGCGGAAACAACAAGAGTAACTGCAACAGCAACAACTGCAGAAACAATAATAACGGTAAACGTGTCAACAATAATCCCATTAACAGTGAAGACAATGGAAGTGCGTTTGGAAGACCGCACGGGGAAACCCCTACGAgcgaaataatttttttgacaCAAGCAGACTATATTAGAAGAAGGTCGAAATCTGATGAACATTTGCAGAATTactattttcaaaataatgcatcatataatttattggAAGGATTATCACCAATTAACAAAATAGTGGATGacacttttatatatgattgTAAGTGTTTGAAGCAATATGTAATAAACAATTTGTCTGTTCATATGAAAGTAGAACATAACTTGGACTGCTTGAAGATTCTTATGAAGGAATGGAAAAACaatgaatatatgaaaatatataattatgaaaaaatagttGCAAAATTAGACACATGTAGTAATACAAATAGTAAGAACAACGGTAAAGGAAGTAAGAATCTAAAACATGGAAATAGTGTAGATAAGAATAGATTAAAtgaggataaaaaaaatgaactagtaaatatgaaaaagatggtattattgtatttacataaatgttTAATTAAGTCGATTAGTAAAAGGATGATTTcccttttatataaaaagaaaaaatataatatatgccttgcagttattaatataattttaaaaaatatacctaTTTACTCTTCTTTAAGAAAacgaataaaaattttaaaagagttatttaagaaatatgaaCAGAAATTTTCtgtacataatttaaaagatcTCATAATAGCAAATGAAGAAATAGAAAGAGAGTTAAAACAAACTTTAAATACCATTTGTGATTTACTTATAAATCtatatattactaaaataaatgtacttaaaaaaattttgaatgatatatataactttttaaataatgtttcttatgtatttaaattagaaaaatatgtaaacaaAAGAAATCGTACATACTCAATAAGTATGTCCATTTTTTTGgacaaattaaattatttaattacttATCTTGATGTCTCTATtgagttaaaaaaaagaagaaaaaaaaaaaaagaaaaggaagaagaggAGGTGAAGGAGAAGGAGAGCAAACATTGGGGGGATGCACATAATATGGCAAACATAAGCCCattaaatagaaatatttataatgtacTAAGTGATGTTTCAAGTAGTAAGGGAATAAGCCCCTTCTTACacgaaaatgaaaaagttgAACTTTGCAAAACGTTAAACACTTTAAATATTGATGCTCAGAATGAAAAATGGGACGGTAGCAAAAATGACAAAGGTAATTCCGTACGTGTGTTAAAAGAAGGTCCTGATCACAATACCATGTGCAACAGTGAGGTTCACACGAGTGGCAGCAATAATACCATTAGTAGTAATGACCATCTCAGTAAAGACCTCCTTAATAATGACAGAGCCATGCGTAACTGCCAGAACAGTGGTATCCTTCATCCCGGCGGCAATTACAACAATTCAAAAAACTGTAAAGATGAAAGGGAACATGAAAATATTCCCGTATCAATTCTTCTGAACAAATTAAGTTTGGACAACGTAGACTTGACTTTTATTGAATTTATGCTAGTATATTTTTgtgaatatttttactttcttttaattccttgcttatatttattcccattaacaaatatatgtgtaacaCATGACCATAGTGCCGAAATTTTTGACGTACTTAACACGAATTTACAAATGAGATTGTTACATGTTCtttattataacaaattaaaCATAAACGATATAAACAAACCGAATATTTGTGTATCATTAAATTATAGAGCTTTTTGTGATGACATAAATGATACTATCAATTCAAAGGGTAAATTTAAAGAGAAGCAAGTTCATctgaataagaaaaaatttcagCCAACTAAGAACATACTTCACATTACCAATGAACTAAccgatgaaaaaaatgaaataatttttttttcttttgcagatacatttaataaatgtcAAAATGAGGATATCGTaatcatatttaaaattgttcaaaatatgaaaacGAAGAGTATTAACATGTGCAGTATGTTTAttgaatatatgaatatgaaGCTAAATTTAGTTGGAGGctcggaaaaaaaaaataatagttacGGTAATAATGGCATCATTGACAGTAATAGCATTGGTAATGGCAGTAGTGGCAGTACTAGAAACAGTCGTAAGTACTGTGATAGTAATACGATTAATAAGCGCAATGGTGTTGGTGAACTGACCGAATCAGCCAACTATTACTGCTACACATTTCAAGGATTGTTTTATCGATTCATCATTGCAATTATgtcccttttttattttatgaaaataatacacATTCCATCGTCCTTTGTGAAAACAAAGGATGATGATATCgaattattttcatctatCATTTACGATGAGCAGCGTTCAAATTTTCAAAACTGCAATGACATTATTACTAATGAACATGTAGATACTCAAATATCAGA
- a CDS encoding zinc finger protein, whose protein sequence is MKKTCEVCKKKIFQYVCPSCEIVYCSLECYQNHNDNCVNNFLEKHVNENIRNNALTEFDKKEFKFKLKKFYEDNAESDFTSECKILNERKDEKKSKARYDRGNYEHVKCGWAEELRGGDEQGKCDNEEDEEDEHVHDGDEERGSLPQPRDDDNGDDANCEETASSESEAAENSEYLNKWCISNKRYKVLTELALKDELKLENLNKTEKKQFFSFLKNNDMNLYIDKFEPWWLECVIKRMEVPEHICCNKDVNQNVIFIIIEIIYSYCYLLRIYYKTISNREFCYLMLYLAVSLNRLYLPEENALNTINNLFERILEKDDLAREKNVLYNVITDVSKIISLKELILRCLYETKRKFKKEIKKLNTYKDTLTSNLKKAKILISILQEQKNFKYVNKKITFLYSYANYHYDRFEEIRLQLTRFYSEQRIFVQSNENREIVLSK, encoded by the coding sequence atgaaaaaaacatgCGAAGTgtgcaaaaagaaaattttccaGTATGTGTGTCCATCATGTGAAATAGTCTATTGCAGTCTTGAGTGTTATCAAAATCATAATGATAAttgtgttaataattttttagaaaaacaTGTAAAcgaaaatataagaaataatgcACTAACCGAATTTGATAAAAAggaatttaaatttaaactGAAAAAGTTTTACGAGGATAATGCGGAAAGCGATTTTACAAGTGAATGTAAAATACTGAATGAAAggaaagatgaaaaaaaaagtaaagcgCGTTACGATAGGGGAAATTACGAACATGTAAAATGTGGTTGGGCTGAGGAGTTGAGAGGTGGGGATGAACAGGGAAAGTGCGACAATGAAGAAGATGAGGAGGATGAGCATGTACATGACGGAGATGAAGAAAGGGGTAGTTTACCGCAACCCAGAGACGATGACAATGGAGATGATGCAAATTGCGAAGAAACAGCTAGCAGCGAAAGTGAAGCAGCAGAAAATTCAGAGTACCTGAATAAATGGTGCATAAGCAACAAAAGGTATAAAGTACTCACCGAATTAGCACTAAAAGATGAACTTAAGTTAGAAAATTTgaataaaacagaaaaaaaacaatttttttcatttttaaaaaataatgatatgaaTTTGTATATAGATAAATTTGAACCATGGTGGCTTGAGTgtgtaataaaaagaatggaAGTACCTGAACACATATGTTGTAATAAGGATGTAAATCAAAatgtcatttttataattattgaaattatatattcctattgttatttattacGTATTTATTACAAAACTATAAGTAACAGAGAATTTTGTTATCTAATGTTGTACTTAGCAGTTTCGTTAAATCGACTGTACTTACCTGAAGAAAATGCACTGAACACAATAAACAACTTATTTGAACGAATTTTGGAAAAAGATGACTTGGCAAGGGAAAAAAATGTTCTATATAACGTCATAACAGATGTATCTAAAATTATTagtttaaaagaattaattctTAGATGTTTAtatgaaacaaaaagaaagtttaaaaaagaaattaaaaaattaaatacatataaagatACTTTAActagtaatttaaaaaaagcaaaaatacttatttccattttacaagaacaaaagaattttaaatatgttaacAAGAAAATCACCTTTTTATATAGTTACGCAAATTATCATTATGACCGTTTTGAAGAAATAAGATTACAGCTCACTAGATTTTACAGCGAGCAAAGAATTTTCGTTCAGTCCAATGAAAATAGGGAAATTGTTTTGTCCAAGTAA